The Ranitomeya variabilis isolate aRanVar5 chromosome 7, aRanVar5.hap1, whole genome shotgun sequence DNA window GTTTTTGGTGATCCAAATGGCCTCATATCCTTAACAATGTGAGCTTTATTTAGACCCTAAGACCCACCTCAAATGCAACTTTCCAACCATGAAAGGTCAAGGAGACCAAAGGCCTGAAAAGTTCCTCAGTTCcaggtttttttttcacatcagTCATTACAATCTGAAATCCAACCATAAGCTGCTTTAAGGCTTGTGTTTCCGGTCGACAGGTCATAATGTCTCAGCCCGTTCCCATGGTGGGCACTCATACAAAACATCTTCGACATAACCATTGTCTATGAACCACTGATTCGCCACTGGTTCCTCTTTCAACTCTTGCCAAGTTGGATGGTGGTCAGTAGGCAGGAACCATTGGCTATCCATTATGGCAGGTTCCTGATGGGACACTTCCAAATTGGAAGTGTTCACAACTGACGCATTGACCCCAGAAGGTCCTATGTCTTCTTCCCACCACATTGATATTAAGGCTGTCTGCAGATCAAGGTCATCAAAGTTGCTTCCACGCAGATGATCACTTTCAGAAGACAAGAAGTTGTCCCCATGTCGTTCCTGTGACCTCAGGGCCGGCAAAACAGGACTGGGCTTCTCTTGCCTCCTTAGCTGCTTGTAACTGCAAGAAGAATTTGGGTTTTGGCGGTTATTTGGTCGAACAGATGACTGGTAGGGATGGTGGATCGGTACGTTGCTGCACCTTGGAGGGTCAAGATGAGAAGCTGGCATCCTTCTCCTTCTCAATACTCCATTCACGAACATATCAGCGTAACGAGGATCCATCTGCCAAAATCCACCTTTTCCAGGTTCATCTTTTCCTCTGGGGACTTTCATGAAGCATTTATTCAAAGAGAGGTTGTGCCGGATGGAATtctgaaatgggaaaaaaaaactaaTGTATGGAAGATGGAAAGAATGATGAGACAGACGCTCTAATGTACAGGTCTATTCATACTCCGTAGTAAGATGTGTAGACCCACCACAATTTGTGCAACACGTTGCCTATCTCAGGTCTGGTTAATGGAGTATGACTACTGAAAATTAGATGAATGATCCCATCATCTCTGTCATCCCCCACACCATACCTGCTCAGGTGTCCCTTACCGGCAGGACAAAGTGCTCCATTATGCAGCTGCCTCTCAAAGCCAGGCTGGTAGCCTACTGTTGAC harbors:
- the LOC143784712 gene encoding forkhead box protein J1.2-like, producing MPVLSSNHQASHMEKDNIREDDSLTNLQWLQDFSIWSSDLTSFAISCPPATNKTQGPCSPPAGDTASFQAPRTGKQRSNNGSNAWPSLPSSGPNPIQEVDYRTNPNVKPPYSYATLICMAMEASQQRKLTLSAIYNWITQNFCYYRHADPSWQNSIRHNLSLNKCFMKVPRGKDEPGKGGFWQMDPRYADMFVNGVLRRRRMPASHLDPPRCSNVPIHHPYQSSVRPNNRQNPNSSCSYKQLRRQEKPSPVLPALRSQERHGDNFLSSESDHLRGSNFDDLDLQTALISMWWEEDIGPSGVNASVVNTSNLEVSHQEPAIMDSQWFLPTDHHPTWQELKEEPVANQWFIDNGYVEDVLYECPPWERAETL